From the Candidatus Saccharibacteria bacterium genome, the window TCGCACTAGAGATCATTTCATTAAATGTTTCTTAGGCGGGATCTTAGCAGAGTTTCAGGCCAGAAGAAGCCATCCAGAACTGTTTCGTGACCCATTTACACTACTTAAAAGTATAGCTGTTCCGGTTTAGTGGACAGAACCCAAAAAGCGGTTCTTGACATATGGCTCCAGGTTTGATACAATGCTCTATTGTCAATTTTTCAGAAAGGAACAGAAAACTCAGATGATCGCAGTAATCGAAAGCGGTTCTAAGCAGTACATGGTAGAGAAAGGTCAGACCATCGAGACCGAGCTGCTGCATGCCGACAAAGACGTTGTAGAATTCAAGCCACTCCTAGTGATAGATGGTGACAAGGTTCAGGTTGGTAAGCCAACTCTAGAAAGCGCCATCGTTAAAGCTAAGGTAGACGCTGCCGACGTAAAGGGCGAAAAAATTACCGTTCTGAAGTACAAGCCCAAAAAGCGCCAAAAAACCAAGACTGGCCACCGTCAGCGCGTAAGTAAAATCACAATCACCGACATTAAAGCTTAAATAGTCCTAAAGCGAGTCAAAACAGGGTAAAACCAGGCAAAAGCCTGGTTTTTTGGTGCCCCAAGGCCGTCATCCCGGACTCCGATCCGGGATCTATTTTACAGTTCGAGAAGTCATCGACGAGAACTTTTCGGCCATAGTTCTCGACTAAAGTCTCGAACGATAAGACTTTGTTGCTTGCTTAGGGTGTGTATTTATTATATAATCTCAACGTTCTAGTTCGCCCACCCAATCCATCGACCTACAAAGGAGCCGAACCATGAACGAACCTTTCAGCCTCCACCTGCACATCACCATCCCCTTCGACTCGGTTCCCCCCTCAACCCTGAAGGCTCTTGAAAGTCTGATTAGAGCCGCTGAACCAGAAGCAATCAGCATTGAGCGTGCCACAGCCGAGCCACTCTCACAAGCAAGATCTATGCCCGATTTAAGAATCAATCAAAAAGCCCTCAAGCGTCTCGGGGAGATTTGGCTAGACAGAGAAGCGTGGCAGAAGCTAGCCGACAGGCTCGATGTAAAACGAGGGCAATTGAGTCGAGTCTTTTCTGCGGTGTGGATTGCCGTTCGAGAAAGCGATAGCTCGCCAACTAACCGGTACCACCCCGACTTGGCACATATGAAGGACGGGGTCGGCAACCTCTCGACAATCCGAGCCGACACTTTCGTCCTAATCATGGGCACCCACAAATACAGGGAAAGCGGCGAAGTCGATGGCAAACTAGTGCTTGGGCCAAAGAACATGGGTAGCACAAGGAGGTGGGTGGGCTATCGCGCTGCCCAGTACCTACTTGAGCACTATCGGGAGTTCTAATGCCAGCACAAAGTGACCCGCTCGACGATGTCTGGCTGAGTCGCCAGCTCACCAGCGAAATCGCCCGTGAGCTCGGCATTCAGCCACGCTTGGCCGGCAAAGCCGTTGCCAACTTCGTGCACATCGCCTTCTACGGCCAGCAACCTGCTGGCAAGCACTACCAGGACTGCCCCGAAGACTTCAAGCAAGCCAGGCTAAAAATAAAAGGCCTAGCTCCAGATCGTGCCTCAATCTGTGCGTCTGACTTCTTACGACTAGTCGAATCGAAGCCCAATCTCGACTACGTGCACAAGGTTCGCCATAAGCGCACAGTGTTTGGGCCAAAGATGGAAGCGACAGCCAAAGCAATTGCCAAAGGCCTGCGCGAACAATATGGAGGCAAAGCCTAAGTTCATGCGCCGACGGGGGAACTCGCCCCTGTCGGTAGCAGCTAGCTAAACAAATGTGTATTTGTTCTGATGAGCTCACTCTGACGACATGTCGGAGTCGCAAGAGCGAAAGCTAGACTATTCCCACTCCACTGTACCAGGTGGTTTGCTAGTAATATCGTAAACCACGCGGTTAATGCCTGGGATTTCGCCGACAATGCGCGAGGAGATTTTTTTAAGTAGATGTGGTGGCAGTTCGCTCCAGTCGGCTGTCATAACGTCGACCGAGCTAATGGCTCGAATAGCAATTGCTTGCTCATAAGTACGAGCGTCACCCATTACGCCAACTGAATTGATTGGCAACAGCACCGCGAAGTATTGCCAGGGCCTGGGCACACCCCTAGCAGCCTCGATCTCGCTAGTCACGATCGTGTCGGCCGCACGCAGTAGCTTGAGTTTGTCGGCTGTCACATCGCCCAATATGCGGATGGCTAGGCCTGGACCTGGAAACGGCTGGCGCTGCGTAATGTAGCTCGGTAAGCCCAGCTTTTTGCCAATTACCCGCACCTCGTCTTTAAATAGCTCGCGTAATGGCTCAATCAGCTTGAGCTTCATTTTCTTGGGTAAGCCACCAACATTGTGGTGTGATTTAATCACGGCTGATGGGCCATGTACCGAAACCGATTCGATGACATCGGGGTAAAGTGTGCCCTGCACCAAGAAATCTACATTTTTAATCGTGTGAGCGGCCGCGTCGAAAACATTAATAAATTCAGCACCAATAATTTTACGTTTGCGCTCAGGGTCGGTTACACCCTTGAGTTTGCCTAAGAATTGCTGGCTGGCATTTACCGGTTTAACCTTCAAGCCTATCTTCTTGTAAGCTGCCAACACTTGCCGATACTCACCTTCGCGCAATAGGCCATTGTCTACAAACACGCAGGTTAGCTGATCACCAACCGCCCTACTCACCAAGGTGGCAGCCACAGAGCTATCAACGCCGCCCGAGAGAGCACAGATAACCCTACGATCACCTACCAGTTCACGAATTTTGGTAAGCTCGGTCTTAATAAACTGGACCGGTGTCCAATCACCGCGCAAGCCCACCACTCCAAACAAAAAGTTATGTAAGATTTGCTTGCCAAACTCAGTGTGAGTAACCTCAGGGTGAAACTGCAAACCAAAAAACCGACGTTTATGGTCGGCAATAGCAGCGCGCAAGCCTTGGCTAGTAGCCAGCAGCTTAAAGCCGCGGGGTAGTTTGGCGACATAATCGCCATGACTCATCCAGACAGTTGATTTTTTGGGTAAGCCCTTGAACAGTGGTGAAGTTATTAAGCACTTAATCTCTGCCTGACCATACTCGCGGGTATCGCCGCGTTCCACCTTGCCAGCCAAGACCTGGGCAATCGCTTGCATGCCATAACAAATCGCCAACACGGGCACACCAAGCTCTAAAAATGCTGGATTCAACTTGGGTGCTTTGCGATCGTAAACTGAATTTGGGCCGCCCGAAAAAATCAGCGCCCTGGGATTATGAGTTTTAACTTCGTCCAAATTTGCGCTAAAAGGCAATACTACACAAAAGCACTTCAGCTCGCGAACTTTGCGAGCAATTAGCTGGGTATATTGAGAGCCAAAATCAAGAATAACAACTGTTTCGGTGTTTTCGGGCTGCATACCCTATATTAGCACAAAACTGACTAGTCTTGATCTATCTGTTGAACCCAGGCCGCCAATGAGCGCACACTCTGCCCAGTTGCGCCGTTGGTCTCTAGGCCATTCTTGCTATTGTTAAAGGCGCTGCCGGCAATATCTAGGTGTACCCACGGGTAATCCTGCGGTTTGCCAAGCCTAATATCGGGATTGCGAAAATTGTTTTGATTTACAAAATGGCTCAAAAATAGTCCGGCCGTAATGTGCCCAGCCATACGGTCTAGTTTGCTAGTGTTAATTAGGTCGCTTATGTCGCCAGCTACCTCTTCGCGCAAGGACTCTGGCATGGGTGTGTATAGTGTGTACTCGCCCTCGGCTCTAAATGTATCGAGCAAACTATCAATCAACTTAGCGTCATTACCCATTAGGGCGGTGAACCGCTCACTAACCGCGCCAATTGCGGCACCCGTAAGTGTGGCTGCATCAACTATATAGTCCGGTTTAAAAGTGGTCGCGTAGCTCAATACGTCAGCCAGAGTAAGTCTACCCTCGGCATCGGTATTGTAAACCTCCACCGTTTGACCAGAGTAGGTAGTAATAACGTCGTCGGCCTTGTAGCTGTCGGGGCCAATCATATTTTCGGCGAATGCACTCAGCCAGTGTAGCTCGGTATTTTTGAGACCTAGTTGCGCCAAAGCCTTGGCGACACCAAACATGGTAGCCCCACCGGCCATATCCATCTTCATGGTCTTCATGTGCTGATCAGTTTTAATATCTAGCCCACCGGAGTCGTAGGTGATGCCCTTACCAATTAAGCAAATCCGGTTTTTAACTTTGCCGCTGGGCTTAAGCGTAACGTGCACCAAGCGCGGCTGATAACGACTTGCTCGGCCAACAAACATAACGCCCTGCATGCCTAAAGATTCTAGCTGTTGCTCGCCCAATATTTTAACGATGACGTTTTTGAACGGCTTAAACTCGGCCTCGACTAGTTTAGCTACGGTGTGCGGGTTAAGATCCTCGGGCGGTTCATTTACAATTGTGCGAGTTAACCGCATTGCATCATCAAGGGCTTCGATCTCTTTAATTAGACTATCTTTCGCAAGTTTTTGCATAAAAGAGTCTAAGTAGATTGTGTAGTGTTTGGTTTTGGCCTTTTTGTTGTCTAAATACTTATCGTAGTGCCAGCCCGCCTGCATTATGCCTAATGCTAAGCGCTGTAGATCCTCGGCACCAAAGCTGCCAGCTGGTTTGGTTAATTCAATAGTTTTGATCTTAGTGCCTTCCAGGGTATTGGCTATTTTAGCGCCAACCTCGTACCACTGAACTTTGCAAAACGGGTCGGCATTCTTAGCCACTGGCTTAAAGCTTAGGCCAATAAATAGGCTGTTCTGCTCGAGCACCAAAGCTGCTTGTTTATATTGACCAGCAAACTTAAGCTGTCTGAATAAAGCTTTGTTGGCATGATTCTTGACAGCTTGTTCTGCCAGAAAGTGTACTTGTAGCGCTTTGGAATTCGTATCATTTATTACCTGTGACATGGGTTTCTCCGTTTAACACGATTAGCTTACTAACAACTATTCTTACCCAATTGATCTTTAGCTGCAAGTTCCATCCAAGCTAGAGTGTCTCGAAAGCTAGCCGCCATGATTGTATAGTGATCAACTAAGCCCTTTGGGTTGAAGGCATTGACGGCAGCCGGACTCTGATCGTAACTACGATAGTAGGTATTGTTGCCGCTGGTGCAGTAACGGCGCAGCGCGGTGGTGGATTGTGATGGCAGAATCACATTGTCGTACCGACCTTGATTGATCAGTTTGGGAGTAGCAGACTTGCTGTTGCCAACAATATTTTGATACAAATCCCAAGCCAAGGAACGATACTTGGGGTTACTCTTGAGATCTCCGCTGCGCAAAGACTGCAAAAATTGCGGGGTATAGAGCGTATTGGAGCGGTTTAAACCCACATTGCTAGGCCAATAATTGTTGACCGTATCAATGCATTCTCGCAAGGCATCGTTTTTGAGCGCACCCACCCAACGAGCCTGCAAGATGTCGCTTATTGGGTAAATCTGACGATACCAATCACCATAGGCCACCAAGATAAACGGCCCAAACCAGTTAATGTTGGCTGTGCCGGCGGTGTCGGCCCAGGTTTGCTCAACGCTGGTAACCGGGCCAAAGCCAATGGCTCCGCGCAGCGAGATGTCGGGGGCATAGGTAGCTTGGATTTTGTCGGCCCAATAGGCAGCGTGGCCGCCCTGGGAGTAGCCGCCAGCAAAAATTCGAGAGTTGTCGAGTTTGTCTCGACTCAGTTCGAGGTTACGCAGCGCCCGTACACTATCTAAGACCGCTCGGCCTTCCAGATCTCCAACCATGTAGCGTTGAATTCGGGCTGGATCGCGCATACCCTCGTAGTCAGTTATTACCACCACATAGCCCTGGGAGGCATAGCTCATCATCAGTGAATCATAGTTTGCCCAGTTGCGTTTAGCAGGGTTTTCTAAACTGGCGGCACATTGATCACCCAGGCCGGTAGTACCCGGACCAAAAGCTAAGACCGGCAACTGATTACTGGCACTGGTCGGGCTGGGCACATACACTCGGGCATAAACCGGAACCTTATCGCTCTGGCCGTCAGAGCTAGTGTAGGAAAATACCTGCTTGGTCACTGCACCCTGCACTGGTAAATCAAACCGAGGATTGGTTTGTAGCACCATAGCACGAACCTGCTCAGGCGTAAATTGAGCGGGGGCTTCGGCCTGCAAAACCTTGCCCGTAGCCGGCACAAAAGGCGAGCTTGGGTTGGGCTGGCTCGGCTGCACAATACCATCGGCTGGAGCCTTTTTGAGCAAGTTCCAAGCTGCGGCCGCTGCTACCAAGCCGATAAGTAGCACAATCAATAAGACTTTGAGCCAGCGGTGCCACCTTGATCTTCTTGATTTATGGTTGGCCATACTGCTCGCTTCTGACTCCGACTCATCGGGTTGACCCAATGCTTCAGGAGTTGCCGGATCGTTTGGCGAGGATAACTTAACTTGGCGCTGAACTTTTTTGGCCTTCATGCCAACTCTTTCTGCATTAGATACACCGAGGTAGTTTCGCCAGTCAGCTGCATGGTGTCGCCTAATTGGTAGCCATGATTAGCATAGAAAGCCTGCTGATTATGGGTAACCAGCCGGATCGCAGTCACGGCTTTGCGGCGCAGACGAGTCTCGGTGTCTTCGAGCAAGGATTGACCAATATGTTGACCGCGATAAGCCGGCGCCACAAACAACCAAAAAACAAAGCCACTGCGGTCGGCTTCGATGGCGGCTAGACAGTAACCAATCAGCTGGCGTTGCACAAACGCCCCTAGCAAGATGCGCCGAGGATCAAGACTGCTGCGGATCAGTCGTAGCAGAGAATTTTGGCGCAGCACCGAATCTACTCGGTCTTTAGAAAAGTAACCAAAATCGGTAATCAGAGCTTGTTCAAAGACTCCTCGCATTTTCTGACTTTCATGTGGCCGGATGGTGCGAATTCGAACTGTTTGATCCATAGCGCCTGGGCTATCCTTTGGCAAGACTTTGCAAGTAATGTTCCGCCTCTAGCGCCGCTTTGCAGCCTTCGCCTGCCGCCGTCACCGCCTGGCGATACCGTGCGTCGGCTACATCGCCAGCTGCGAATACGCCTTGAATTTCGGTACTGGTATTGGCTTTTGGTTGCAGGTAACCCTTGGCGTCACGCTTGAGCTGGCCTTCGAATAGCTCGGTAGCCGGCGTGTGGCCAATGGCCACAAACAGCCCTTCGCAGGCAAAGTCTTTTTCTTTATTAGTTATAGTATCTCTAAGCCTTACACCTTCAACAAAGTCTCGACCCAAAACATCCACAACCTCGCTATTCCAAATTACTTTGATCTTAGGATTATCGAACACCCGGCTCTGCATAATCTTACTGGCCCGAAAGCCATCGCGCCGGTGCACAATTGTGACTTTACTAGCAAATTTGGCTAAAGTTAAGGCCTCCTCCATGGCGCTATCACCACCACCCACCACAACCACATGTTTGCCCGAAAAAAAGAACCCATCGCAGGTAGCACAGGCACTTATGCCCTTGCCCATAAGTCTGGTTTCATTTTCCAGCCCGAGCCAGTTAGCACTCGCCCCGGTACTAACAATTACGGTTTTGGCGGCGTATTCTTTGCTACCTACCCAAACTTTTTTTGGATTTGACCTTAAATCAACCTTGGTAACTAGATCGGACTTAAACTCCGTGCCAAAGCGCAGAGCCTGCTTTTTCATTTCTTCCATTAGCTCTGGGCCCAAAATACCCTCTTGGAATCCAGGAAAGTTCTCGACCTCAGAAGTCAACAGCAACTGCCCACCAGGAGCATCACCAGCAATCATGAGAGTGCTCAAATTAGCACGGCTAGCATAGATAGCCGCAGTGTAGCCGGCTGGGCCAGAACCAATAATAATAACGTCGTAAACTTTACTCATAAGACCCTTATTGTAACAACTTGCACACCTTAGAGTAAACAGTCTTCTGGCACTAACAGAGCGGGAGTGCTAATCGACCCTACGAAAGTCGCTATCGAGTAGCCTTTGATATGATTCGTAAATGTACTTGGCTTTTTTGTGAGTTAGTGTGCTTAACTTGCCAAGTATGAACAGTACCAGCGTGAGCCCGGCTGCTAATACAGCCGCAATTAGCCGCAGTAGTAGGGTCTTGCCAAAGTCTATCTGCAACACAAAGAACATGGCCACAGTGTACAAGATAAATATCACAATCCACTCGTGCTTATATATGTGACCGCGGAAGTTGGCATTTAGCGTACGATTCGTTTGGTTGTCTACTAACCCGTCTTGAATTTCTTCAGCACCACAATCTGATCTATAATGTTCAATACCTGCCGAGCTTTGGTGGATTTAGCGCTTATGGTTTTGGCTCACTAGCTTCTCGAATCTAACTTGCGCATGAGCGATTGAATTAGAACCGCAATTATTGCGTATACAATTAGTGCGAATAGCGCACTAACATCTAGGTAGCCCCCGGTTACACTATCGTGGGGTAGAAAAATACCGCGAAACGGTGCCAAGAAGTCGTTGCTGGTGTTATAAATAAACCTAACAAACGGCGTGTTGGCGTTGGCATTAAAGAGTAGGAAGAAGATCCTAAACCCCAGTACAATCTCAGCAAAGACCACAACACCATAGGTTACATATACAACAATTTTGCCGACCGTAAGATCCGAACTTGCACCGGTTACTTTTTTTGCTTCCTTAGTTTCAGCCAACACACATTCCTCGTTTATGTTTTTATCTTAAGCCGAATAATAGGAGTTCTCAAGTCGATTATCAAGGATTTGTTGATTTTGCACCCATACCAGTTTACAATAGGCACACAATTCGCATCCCGCAGGAAGGATAAGCCTTGAACGAAGACAAATTGCACCTTGTGCTCGAGGCTTACCCTACCCCTTTCGGTCGGCTTCTGACAGAGTTCTATCAAGCAACAAATCGGCTCGGATGGTGAGTTGTTTCGCTTTTTTAGCTAATGCTTGCCTGCCTCAGCGGCTTCGGCATCGGCCTTGGTCGTATGGACTGTTCCTTCGGGGTGATGTGGCGGACTGTAGGTGGTAATAATCTTCATTGGCTGGTTGCCCACAGTTGTGAAATTATGTTCAGTCCCTGCTGGCACCAGCACGCAGTCACCGGGATTAAATTCGCTCTCTTGGCCGCTTAAATAGACCGTGCCCTTACCCGAAACCAAATACAAAACTTGATCGTTATCTGGGTGAACCTCTTTGCCGATGTCCTCGCCAGGCTTAACATCCATTACTACAACCTGAGTGTTCTTGCCGTTGGCCAAAACTGTGCGAAAGGTTGTGTTGTCGAGTGTTTTTTGCTTTAGATTTTGAATATGCATATGTGACTCC encodes:
- the rplU gene encoding 50S ribosomal protein L21, whose protein sequence is MIAVIESGSKQYMVEKGQTIETELLHADKDVVEFKPLLVIDGDKVQVGKPTLESAIVKAKVDAADVKGEKITVLKYKPKKRQKTKTGHRQRVSKITITDIKA
- the trxB gene encoding thioredoxin-disulfide reductase produces the protein MSKVYDVIIIGSGPAGYTAAIYASRANLSTLMIAGDAPGGQLLLTSEVENFPGFQEGILGPELMEEMKKQALRFGTEFKSDLVTKVDLRSNPKKVWVGSKEYAAKTVIVSTGASANWLGLENETRLMGKGISACATCDGFFFSGKHVVVVGGGDSAMEEALTLAKFASKVTIVHRRDGFRASKIMQSRVFDNPKIKVIWNSEVVDVLGRDFVEGVRLRDTITNKEKDFACEGLFVAIGHTPATELFEGQLKRDAKGYLQPKANTSTEIQGVFAAGDVADARYRQAVTAAGEGCKAALEAEHYLQSLAKG
- a CDS encoding YggT family protein, which produces MAETKEAKKVTGASSDLTVGKIVVYVTYGVVVFAEIVLGFRIFFLLFNANANTPFVRFIYNTSNDFLAPFRGIFLPHDSVTGGYLDVSALFALIVYAIIAVLIQSLMRKLDSRS
- a CDS encoding cupin domain-containing protein is translated as MHIQNLKQKTLDNTTFRTVLANGKNTQVVVMDVKPGEDIGKEVHPDNDQVLYLVSGKGTVYLSGQESEFNPGDCVLVPAGTEHNFTTVGNQPMKIITTYSPPHHPEGTVHTTKADAEAAEAGKH
- a CDS encoding GNAT family N-acetyltransferase; this translates as MDQTVRIRTIRPHESQKMRGVFEQALITDFGYFSKDRVDSVLRQNSLLRLIRSSLDPRRILLGAFVQRQLIGYCLAAIEADRSGFVFWLFVAPAYRGQHIGQSLLEDTETRLRRKAVTAIRLVTHNQQAFYANHGYQLGDTMQLTGETTSVYLMQKELA
- a CDS encoding leucyl aminopeptidase family protein, whose protein sequence is MSQVINDTNSKALQVHFLAEQAVKNHANKALFRQLKFAGQYKQAALVLEQNSLFIGLSFKPVAKNADPFCKVQWYEVGAKIANTLEGTKIKTIELTKPAGSFGAEDLQRLALGIMQAGWHYDKYLDNKKAKTKHYTIYLDSFMQKLAKDSLIKEIEALDDAMRLTRTIVNEPPEDLNPHTVAKLVEAEFKPFKNVIVKILGEQQLESLGMQGVMFVGRASRYQPRLVHVTLKPSGKVKNRICLIGKGITYDSGGLDIKTDQHMKTMKMDMAGGATMFGVAKALAQLGLKNTELHWLSAFAENMIGPDSYKADDVITTYSGQTVEVYNTDAEGRLTLADVLSYATTFKPDYIVDAATLTGAAIGAVSERFTALMGNDAKLIDSLLDTFRAEGEYTLYTPMPESLREEVAGDISDLINTSKLDRMAGHITAGLFLSHFVNQNNFRNPDIRLGKPQDYPWVHLDIAGSAFNNSKNGLETNGATGQSVRSLAAWVQQIDQD
- the guaA gene encoding glutamine-hydrolyzing GMP synthase, giving the protein MQPENTETVVILDFGSQYTQLIARKVRELKCFCVVLPFSANLDEVKTHNPRALIFSGGPNSVYDRKAPKLNPAFLELGVPVLAICYGMQAIAQVLAGKVERGDTREYGQAEIKCLITSPLFKGLPKKSTVWMSHGDYVAKLPRGFKLLATSQGLRAAIADHKRRFFGLQFHPEVTHTEFGKQILHNFLFGVVGLRGDWTPVQFIKTELTKIRELVGDRRVICALSGGVDSSVAATLVSRAVGDQLTCVFVDNGLLREGEYRQVLAAYKKIGLKVKPVNASQQFLGKLKGVTDPERKRKIIGAEFINVFDAAAHTIKNVDFLVQGTLYPDVIESVSVHGPSAVIKSHHNVGGLPKKMKLKLIEPLRELFKDEVRVIGKKLGLPSYITQRQPFPGPGLAIRILGDVTADKLKLLRAADTIVTSEIEAARGVPRPWQYFAVLLPINSVGVMGDARTYEQAIAIRAISSVDVMTADWSELPPHLLKKISSRIVGEIPGINRVVYDITSKPPGTVEWE